From Callospermophilus lateralis isolate mCalLat2 chromosome 5, mCalLat2.hap1, whole genome shotgun sequence, a single genomic window includes:
- the LOC143400357 gene encoding putative olfactory receptor 2W6, giving the protein MEATNDSSGVDFILVGFSEHPELELILSVFVLILYSITLVGNVTIISVSILDARFHTPMYFFLRNLSVLDLSFTTSIVPQMLVNMWGGNKKISYAGCMVQYWVALALGSTECVLLAVMAVDRYVAVCWPLRYTTIMHPKLCHLLAAASWASGFANSFLQSSMAIVLPRCGNRRVDHFFCELLIIVKLSCVDTGPTESKMFIARLIILAVPVSIILTSYVWIARAVVKMRSAEGRKKAFGTCASHLMVVSLFYGTIMFLYLQPKDNYSQDQSKALAVLYMILAPTLNPLIYTLRNKDVKKAVRKIMGKEQA; this is encoded by the coding sequence ATGGAAGCAACCAATGACAGCTCAGGTGTGGATTTCATCTTAGTGGGCTTCTCTGAGCATCCTGAGTTGGAGCTGATCCTCTCCGTTTTTGTTCTGATACTCTACAGCATAACCCTTGTGGGTAATGTGACCATCATCTCAGTCTCGATTCTGGATGCTCGGTTCCATACACCCATGTACTTCTTTCTCAGAAACCTTTCTGTGCTCGACCTCTCTTTTACCACTAGCATTGTGCCCCAGATGCTGGTGAACATGTGGGGAGGCAACAAGAAGATCAGTTATGCTGGCTGCATGGTCCAGTACTGGGTGGCCTTGGCACTTGGCTCCACTGAGTGCGTGCTCCTTGCCGTGATGGCGGTGGATCGCTATGTTGCAGTTTGTTGGCCCCTCCGCTACACCACCATTATGCACCCCAAATTGTGTCACCTCCTGGCAGCAGCTTCCTGGGCCTCTGGCTTTGCCAACTCCTTTCTACAGTCCTCAATGGCCATTGTGCTACCTCGCTGTGGAAACCGGCGTGTGGACCATTTCTTCTGTGAGCTGCTGATCATTGTTAAACTCTCCTGTGTGGATACTGGCCCAACAGAGTCCAAAATGTTTATTGCCCGGCTCATCATTCTAGCTGTGCCTGTCTCCATCATCTTGACCTCCTATGTGTGGATTGCCAGGGCAGTCGTGAAAATGCGCTCAGCAGAGGGAAGGAAAAAGGCTTTTGGGACTTGTGCTTCTCACCTAATGGTGGTCTCACTCTTCTATGGGACCATTATGTTTTTGTATCTACAACCAAAGGACAACTACTCCCAGGACCAGAGCAAAGCACTTGCAGTGCTCTACATGATTCTTGCTCCCACTCTCAACCCGCTGATCTATACACTGAGGAACAAGGATGTGAAAAAAGCAGTTAGGAAAATTATGGGGAAGGAGCAGGCATAG